The genome window GAGCATTAGCTATTTGTCTGGCTGGATTATCAGGAGATAAATATACTACAAAAGCGCAAAAATAATCAATTATAAAGTAAAAAATAATAACTCCAAAAACATTAAATAGCACATGTATTAAAGCTGCTTGTTTACCGAACCTATTTATCGCAAGGCTTCCAATAAGAGTATCTACACAAGTACCGATATTTTGACCTAAAATAATTGGAATAGCCGTGTTAATGTTTATAATGTTACTAGAAGTCATGACTTGAAGTATTGTTATGCCTGTGGTACTGCTTTGAATAATGGCAGTCAGTATAAAGCCAGCAAATATTGACATGCCTTTACTTTTGCTAAGATATTTTATTAAGTTGAAAAAAAATTTAGTTGACTTGATTCTAGATATAGAATAAGTGATTACATCCATACCAGCAAAGATTAAAGCAAGACCTAGTATGGTTTTCCATATAATATGATGCTTTTTACTTCTCAAAATTATCATTAAAAATATTCCTATTAAAAAAAGATATATTGAAAGGTTTTTAATCTCAAAGGCTAATAATTGAGCAGTAAATGTAGTTCCGATATTTGTCCCCATGATTATTGGAATAGCATTATAAATGCTTAATAAATTTCCATGTACTAGGCTTATTATAATAATAGTAGCAGCACTACTACTATGAAGAAGTACAGTTGCTATAATGCCTATTGAGACTCCTCTTAATTTACTGGAGGTAAACCTATCGATTCCATTTCTTATCTTGTGAGATATTATTCCTTCAAAGGATTTTGACATTTGTCTTATGCCGGATAAAAATAAAGTGAGTCCACCAATAATGCCTAATAATGAAACAAAATAAATATTTTCTAGCAAGATTTCTTCCCCCTACAAAATCATAATCATAAGCATATATTTAATATATATGCTTATTTTTTTTTGTTAACACAAAAAGAAGCAAGCTATTCAATAAACTATTATGAATTTATATGTGCTGATTAATTTTTCTTTAAATGCAAATAATAATTGTGACTAAAAAACATAAAAGAGGTGAAGAATTGGATAAGAGACTTAGTGTTTCAGAATTAAAGCAAGAAATAAAAAGTTTTTTAAACGAAAATAGCTTAGGTTCACTGGCTACATGTGGTAACAATATTCCAAGATGCAGTCCAGTACAATATTTTACAGGTAAGGATATGGAACTATATGTAATTTCATCTGGAGGAGAAAAATTTAATAATATTCAAGAAAATCCTAATGTATGCTTGTTAGTAAATACAGAATATGTAGATTATAAGAAAATAAAAGGAGTACAGGTATTTGGTAAGGCTTACACAAGTTTGAAGCATACTTATCTTATAGATGAGGCAAAAAAATATGCACCTTATGAGAAGATGCTAGCAATAGAAAAGGATTGGATAAATATAATTAAAATAGTGCCAGATGAGATAGTGTATTTGGATGCATTAAATGGTGACAGAACTAAACAAGTTTATAAAAATGATCATGTTATTGAAATACAGGATAGAGAATTATCTATTCATTAAGCTGTAGGATACTGCAGCTTTTTTTCTTATATATGGTAATAATACTAAAACATTAGAATAAATTATATTAAAAATATTTTTGAGGAGGAAATCGATGAAAGTCTATATATTCAATAAAAAGGTTGCTATAAGATTAACAGCTGTACTATTACTTGTAGTAGTTTCAATAATGTTTACTGAAGTCATAAAAGAAGACGGGATAAGGAGTGTTTTTGCACCTACTAAAGAACTACCAATATACTGTGTTGATACTCCTGATAAAAAGATTGCTATTAGTTTTGATGCTGCATGGGGAACGGATTTTACATATGATATATTAGATACTCTAGATAAGTATAATGTAAAGACCACCTTTTTTTTAGTAGATTTTTGGGTCAAAAAACATCCTGACGTAGTAAAGGAAATTGATAGAAGAGGCCATGAAATTGGGAATCATTCAACTAATCATCCATATATGTCAAAGCTAGATGAAATTCAAATAATTAAAGAACTGAAAACAACAGAAGATAGTATAAAAGAGATTACTGGTAAAAGAACTACATTGTTCAGGCCACCATTTGGTGACTACAATGATAGGTTAATAAGAGTTTGTAGAGATAATGGATATTATGTAATACAATGGGACGTAGACTCACTAGATTGGAAAGAATATGGTGTGCAGCCAGTAGTTGATAGGGTCACTAGGAATGTAAAAAATGGTTCAATAGTTCTCTTTCATAATAATGCTAAATATGTATCTGAATTTTTACCAATTATTTTAGAAAAATTACAGGCTGAGGGCTATGAAATAGTCCCTATATCAGAACTGATATATAAGGATAACTTTTATATGGATAATACTGGGAAGCAAATCAAAAAGTAAAGTAAGACTTTTTAGCCTTACTTTACTTTTTTCAAATTTATATGAGCTATAGAGAACAAGTAAATTTGTGTTGTGAGACTGCGAAAACTATGATCTCCCTAAATGAGTATACTTATCTGTATTTTCGTTTTCCATCATTTTTGTAATATGATCTTCTCTGTCTTTTAAATCAATCTCCATATCTTTTGCCATTTCTTCTTTAAAGCTTTGAAAAGCTTGCCTTGCATTAGGAGAAATATTTTTATTTTTCATTGTATCACCTCTTAATTATTCTTTGAATTTATTGAGAAAAATATTATTGGAATTTTATAGAATTATGGTGCTGAATTTTTTGAAGTACATAAAAAATTCGGTAAAGGTAAACCTATATCCATAGGATTTTTTCACCCGTACTTCTTCCATTAGATTTTAGAAGGAGAGCTTAAATGATGAAAATAGATGGAGTAGATATTACAGGTGTTACATGTGATTCTAGTAAAGTAAAAAAGGGTTTTGCATTTGTTGCAATAAAGGGAATAAGAAAGGATGGTAATCAATATATAAATGATGTTATAAAAAGAGGAGCAAGTATTATTTATACTGAAGATGATATCAAAAGTGATCTTATACCTGTAATTAAAGTACAAAATTCAAGAAAGAAATTAGCTGAGCTTTTAGATATGTACTATGATTATCCATCCAAAAAGCTAATATTGGTTGGTATAACTGGCACAAATGGCAAAACTACTACATCTTATATTTTGGATCATATACTCAAAAGTACAGGCATTAAAACAGGAGTTATAGGCACTCTAGGTATAAAAATTGGAGAAAGGCATATACCTACAAACTTAACAACCCCAGAGCCAGAGGTTTTATTTTACCAACTAAAAGAAATGGTAAAAGAAGATGTTCAAGTAGCCATTATAGAAGTGTCGTCACATGGGCTTAAACTAGAAAGAGTATATGGATTAGATTTTGATATGGCTATACATACTAATATTGGATATGATCATGTGAACTTTCATAAAACCAAGACAGACTATATAAAATCAAAAAAAATACTTTTTGATTCCTTAAAGAAAAATGGAATTTCCATAATTAATATAGATGATAAAGATGGTTTAAAGCTTATAGAAGGTAATACAAACACCTTAGTAGTTTCATATGGTTTAAATCCTAAATCTAGTATTACAGCATCAAGCTTAATGTTCCAAGACACCATAAGCTTTAATCTATGTATTCAGAGAGGATTGACTTCTCTAAACAGTTTAGAAGTAGAGCCTATGGAAATTCCAATATCTATGAAATTACTTGGTAGGCACAATGTATATAATTCCTTAGCAGCTATTTGTGGAGCACTATGTATCGGTATAGAGCCTCATGTGATAGCAAAATTATTAAGCAATTTTACTGGAGTAGATAGAAGGCTTAGTTTAATATACAATAAAGACTATTTAATAATTGATGATTTCTGTCATAATCCCCAAGGATATGAGGTCATTTTCGAAACTATCCAATCACTGAATTTTAATAGGTTAATTATAGTCAATTCTATAAGAGGTAATCGTGGAGTACAAATAAATAGAAAGAATGCTAAGGTTTTAGGGTCATGGTGTAACACTATGAATAATATGAGACTAATCTTGACGCTTAGTAAAGACACAACAGGTGTAGCGGATAAGGTAAAAAAATCAGAGGTTTTAGCTTATAGGAGTATATTAGATAATATAGGGGTGGAATATACAATAAATGATAATTTAAAAGATGCACTTATAGAAGCATTAAAAATAGCAGAGAAAAACGACTTAATATTATTGCTTGGAGCTCAAGGTATGGATCAAGGTAAAGAGATAATAAAAAATATACTGGGTATCTAAAAAACTTATTCTTTTAAGAATAAGTTTTTTATGTGAGGGAAATGAGTAGATAAATTTGTGTGGCGAAGTGGAATAAAAAAATGTGTTATTTAGAAGGATTTTTTCTTTTTGTGTCTAATTAAGACTAAGGGATAACGTTTTTTTATTTTACTAATGAGATAAAAAAAATCATATTATTGAGAAAAACAGAATAAACATATTTTAGATTAAAAAAACATAAGAATAGGAAGGGGAGTGGGGTTTTATGGCAGACAAGGTGATTGATACTAATTCAATAACCGTAGTAGGCAAGATACTCAATGAAAAGGAGTTTAGTCACGAAATGTATGGAGAGGGTTTTTATACTTTTGATTTAGAAGTTCCTAGATTAAGTGACTATTCTGATGTGTTACCAATTACAATCTCTGAAAGGCTTTTAGTTAATATGGAAATTAAGCCAGGGGAAAATCTAGTAGTAGAGGGGCAGCTAAGGTCATATAACAGATATGTAGATGGGAGCAACAAATTAGTTCTAACAGTATTTGCAAGAGATGCAAGTGTTCCTGAAACTGAGGAAGAGCTTAATGAATTACTAAAAAGACCAAATGAAATCTATCTTGATGGCTACATATGTAAAACACCTGTTTACAGGACAACTCCATTTGGAAGAGAGATAACAGACTTATTAATAGCAGTGAACAGGCCTTATAACAAATCTGACTACATACCTTGTATCGCCTGGGGAAGAAATGCTAGATTCTGCGAAAAGCTTCAAATCGGTGATCACATAAGACTATGGGGAAGAATTCAAAGTCGTGAATATCAAAAGAGAACAAGTGAAGGAGAAGTCTTGAACAAAGTGGCATTTGAGGTATCAATATCAAAGCTTGAATTTGTAAAAGAAGATAATAATAGAGATGGAAAAAAACAAGACCTTTAAAAGGTCTTGTTTTTTGATATAATCTTATTGAGGTGGTTAGATGGATTATAAGGTTGTAGTGCTTTTTATATTGTTAATTATTCTAGTTAGTATGCAATATTCATTAAATAGGATACTTGTAGAATTAAAAGACATAAAAAAAATATTACTACAGAAAAGAATCAATAATTAAAGCAGGTGAAAATATGAAACCTTTAATAGCTAAAATTGAAAATATATATGAATCATATTCTACAGAAGGTTATAGAGAAATAGATGAGGAAATAATACACTCTGTTACTTTCCTCATTCTAAAGTATCATGGTATTCAAGAAGAGCAGATTACAGAGTTAGGGTTAGATAAGCTATTAAAGGTGAAAAACTATAGAGCTTATTCTCAGCTGGAATGTAGTGATTTAAAGCAGTTTTGGCGGAATTATATGATTTTAGCTAAGGTCTATGAATACATAGTTTCAAGAAAGATAGATAGAAGAGAAAAGTATGGGATTTACTATACACCAGAATGGATAGTAAAACATATGGTAGATAAGTCAGTTAATGAAGTGCTGAAAAAACGAAATAGGCTTAAAGATATAAGGATACTAGAGCCTGCTTGTGGTTGTGGTGTATTTTTGTTGTATCTATTTGATGCACTATATGAGCTATATTTAAAGAGGACGAAATATTGCAGTATAGATATATGCAAAAATATTATCCGAGACAACTTATATGGAGTTGATATAGATCCCAATGCAATAGAAATATGCAAATACTTACTGCTAATAAAAGTGCTTATAAAAACAGGCAAAGCTATGAAATTGGAATTTAATTTATTTGATGATGATTTTTTAGTAAGTTCTTCAATCAATGGTGAAGGCTACGATTTAATAATAGGAAACCCTCCATATTTAGAGAACAGAGGACTTAATAAGTACTTTGACAAAGAGTTTCTTAAAAGAAATTTTGCTACAGCGATAGGTAGGTTTGACATTTATAGTCTATTTATTGAAAAGTCAATATCACTACTTAATAAAGATGGAAGCCTTAACTTTGTTGTGCCAGGAAATTTGCTATATAATAATAATTTTGCTCCCATAAGAAGATTTATATTAGATAACTCATCAATTATAAGTATAACTAATTTAGGTGAGGGTATTTTTCAAGATGTTGGAATGAATATGATTATCATCTCTCTATATAATAGTATTATTAAATCCGATAACTTAATTAAATGTAAGAATATTTCTAATAGTGAAGATAAAAAGAGAGATATTGAAAAAAATAAGTATAAGGAAGTTCCTCAGAGATTTTATGAAAATACACTTTTGAATGTTTTTGATATAGAATCTTCATATGAAACATTTGAACTCAGGGAAAAAATCTACCAGAGGTGTAATCTGAGAATCAATGATGTAGCTGAAGTAGTTTCTGGAATTGCAACTGGAA of Proteiniborus sp. DW1 contains these proteins:
- a CDS encoding Na/Pi symporter, whose amino-acid sequence is MLENIYFVSLLGIIGGLTLFLSGIRQMSKSFEGIISHKIRNGIDRFTSSKLRGVSIGIIATVLLHSSSAATIIIISLVHGNLLSIYNAIPIIMGTNIGTTFTAQLLAFEIKNLSIYLFLIGIFLMIILRSKKHHIIWKTILGLALIFAGMDVITYSISRIKSTKFFFNLIKYLSKSKGMSIFAGFILTAIIQSSTTGITILQVMTSSNIININTAIPIILGQNIGTCVDTLIGSLAINRFGKQAALIHVLFNVFGVIIFYFIIDYFCAFVVYLSPDNPARQIANAHTIFNVVTTIILLPFSSVLLYISQKIIKEK
- a CDS encoding pyridoxamine 5'-phosphate oxidase family protein, which produces MDKRLSVSELKQEIKSFLNENSLGSLATCGNNIPRCSPVQYFTGKDMELYVISSGGEKFNNIQENPNVCLLVNTEYVDYKKIKGVQVFGKAYTSLKHTYLIDEAKKYAPYEKMLAIEKDWINIIKIVPDEIVYLDALNGDRTKQVYKNDHVIEIQDRELSIH
- a CDS encoding polysaccharide deacetylase family protein, whose translation is MKVYIFNKKVAIRLTAVLLLVVVSIMFTEVIKEDGIRSVFAPTKELPIYCVDTPDKKIAISFDAAWGTDFTYDILDTLDKYNVKTTFFLVDFWVKKHPDVVKEIDRRGHEIGNHSTNHPYMSKLDEIQIIKELKTTEDSIKEITGKRTTLFRPPFGDYNDRLIRVCRDNGYYVIQWDVDSLDWKEYGVQPVVDRVTRNVKNGSIVLFHNNAKYVSEFLPIILEKLQAEGYEIVPISELIYKDNFYMDNTGKQIKK
- a CDS encoding small, acid-soluble spore protein, alpha/beta type: MKNKNISPNARQAFQSFKEEMAKDMEIDLKDREDHITKMMENENTDKYTHLGRS
- a CDS encoding UDP-N-acetylmuramoyl-L-alanyl-D-glutamate--2,6-diaminopimelate ligase translates to MMKIDGVDITGVTCDSSKVKKGFAFVAIKGIRKDGNQYINDVIKRGASIIYTEDDIKSDLIPVIKVQNSRKKLAELLDMYYDYPSKKLILVGITGTNGKTTTSYILDHILKSTGIKTGVIGTLGIKIGERHIPTNLTTPEPEVLFYQLKEMVKEDVQVAIIEVSSHGLKLERVYGLDFDMAIHTNIGYDHVNFHKTKTDYIKSKKILFDSLKKNGISIINIDDKDGLKLIEGNTNTLVVSYGLNPKSSITASSLMFQDTISFNLCIQRGLTSLNSLEVEPMEIPISMKLLGRHNVYNSLAAICGALCIGIEPHVIAKLLSNFTGVDRRLSLIYNKDYLIIDDFCHNPQGYEVIFETIQSLNFNRLIIVNSIRGNRGVQINRKNAKVLGSWCNTMNNMRLILTLSKDTTGVADKVKKSEVLAYRSILDNIGVEYTINDNLKDALIEALKIAEKNDLILLLGAQGMDQGKEIIKNILGI
- a CDS encoding single-stranded DNA-binding protein, with protein sequence MADKVIDTNSITVVGKILNEKEFSHEMYGEGFYTFDLEVPRLSDYSDVLPITISERLLVNMEIKPGENLVVEGQLRSYNRYVDGSNKLVLTVFARDASVPETEEELNELLKRPNEIYLDGYICKTPVYRTTPFGREITDLLIAVNRPYNKSDYIPCIAWGRNARFCEKLQIGDHIRLWGRIQSREYQKRTSEGEVLNKVAFEVSISKLEFVKEDNNRDGKKQDL
- a CDS encoding TaqI-like C-terminal specificity domain-containing protein — encoded protein: MKPLIAKIENIYESYSTEGYREIDEEIIHSVTFLILKYHGIQEEQITELGLDKLLKVKNYRAYSQLECSDLKQFWRNYMILAKVYEYIVSRKIDRREKYGIYYTPEWIVKHMVDKSVNEVLKKRNRLKDIRILEPACGCGVFLLYLFDALYELYLKRTKYCSIDICKNIIRDNLYGVDIDPNAIEICKYLLLIKVLIKTGKAMKLEFNLFDDDFLVSSSINGEGYDLIIGNPPYLENRGLNKYFDKEFLKRNFATAIGRFDIYSLFIEKSISLLNKDGSLNFVVPGNLLYNNNFAPIRRFILDNSSIISITNLGEGIFQDVGMNMIIISLYNSIIKSDNLIKCKNISNSEDKKRDIEKNKYKEVPQRFYENTLLNVFDIESSYETFELREKIYQRCNLRINDVAEVVSGIATGNIRANLLTKDGNKENTKRVLEGKNVKRFYHEWAGLYFINDKSIIDRNKGQYATFMREDMINKEKLIIRQTADKFICSYDNEKYYILNTLYSLVIRESYKNTLDIKYLLALLNSKLYNFLYSTLIREKGKLFPQLKVFHIQYSPIVIPDKNTQQKIRNIVDKIIILNKKINNSDTKDSTAQSRHEKERESLYHLLDKMIYKIFGLNFKEIETINKEVD